The Hymenobacter sp. 5317J-9 genome has a window encoding:
- a CDS encoding Atu2307/SP_0267 family LLM class monooxygenase, producing the protein MELGISSFGEVAPAHVAGQDPAATQRMQELLALARRADEVGLDVLALGEHHRSDFIISSPEVVLAAAAAVTKNIRLSSAVTVLSSADPVRTFQNFATVDLISGGRVEIIAGRGSFIESYPLFGYDLNDYDELFVEKLNLLLKINESEVVTWQGKHRPGIAAQGVYPRPAQPKIPVWIGIGGTPASAVRAGKLGLPLTIAILGGAPARFVPFAELYRESAEQAGHDAAQLPLCLNCHFHLAETSQQAADEFFPPYATLMNRIGRERGWSPMDRRHFDFLRGPEGPLFVGTPQEITAKLLNLHGLFNNTRFLAQLVLEGIPHASVLRSVELFGQEVAPAVRTALGYPHDSSLTLPA; encoded by the coding sequence ATGGAATTAGGCATTAGCTCATTCGGCGAAGTCGCGCCGGCCCACGTGGCCGGCCAGGACCCCGCCGCCACCCAACGCATGCAGGAGCTGCTGGCCCTGGCCCGGCGCGCCGATGAAGTCGGCCTCGACGTGCTGGCCCTCGGTGAGCACCACCGTTCCGATTTCATCATTTCCTCGCCCGAAGTGGTGCTGGCAGCTGCCGCGGCCGTCACGAAAAACATTCGCCTCAGCAGCGCCGTCACGGTGCTCAGCTCCGCCGACCCGGTCCGCACCTTCCAGAACTTCGCCACCGTGGACCTGATTTCCGGCGGCCGGGTCGAGATTATCGCCGGCCGCGGCTCGTTCATTGAATCATATCCGCTGTTCGGCTACGACCTCAACGACTACGACGAGCTATTTGTGGAAAAGCTGAATTTACTGCTCAAAATCAACGAAAGCGAAGTGGTGACCTGGCAGGGCAAGCACCGCCCGGGCATCGCCGCGCAGGGCGTGTACCCGCGCCCGGCCCAGCCCAAAATCCCCGTTTGGATTGGCATTGGCGGCACGCCGGCATCGGCGGTGCGGGCCGGCAAGCTGGGGTTGCCGCTCACCATTGCCATCCTGGGCGGGGCGCCCGCCCGCTTCGTGCCCTTTGCGGAGCTTTACCGCGAATCGGCTGAGCAGGCCGGGCACGACGCAGCCCAGTTGCCGCTCTGCCTCAACTGCCACTTCCACCTGGCCGAAACGTCTCAGCAAGCTGCCGATGAATTCTTTCCGCCCTATGCCACGCTCATGAACCGCATCGGCCGCGAGCGGGGCTGGTCGCCCATGGACCGGCGGCACTTCGATTTCCTGCGCGGGCCGGAGGGGCCGCTGTTCGTAGGCACGCCTCAGGAAATCACTGCCAAACTACTGAACCTGCACGGGCTCTTCAACAACACCCGTTTCCTGGCCCAACTGGTGCTCGAAGGCATTCCGCACGCCAGCGTGCTGCGCTCGGTGGAGCTGTTTGGGCAGGAAGTGGCGCCGGCCGTGCGTACCGCATTGGGCTACCCGCATGATTCCAGCCTTACTTTGCCGGCGTAA
- a CDS encoding prolyl oligopeptidase family serine peptidase yields MRNLYFLGLLLAAEPALAQAPASATESLAPLTVDKIMREPAQWVGTSPSNIYWAEDGRRIYFNWNPTKARRDSLYEVASTGPAAPRKVSQREQRELPASTGTYDEAYTRKVYERDGDIYLLDLKTQKSRRVTNTAERESNPDFALQDKLVSYVRAQNLYTWDPATGETVQRTDFRKGSKPASTTPTDKAERYLRAQQLALFEVVRLRDQDRQAQERQQKALARLQPKAIYLGLQTVANLQLSPDGRYVTYALRQEPAAAKVALVPSFVTASGFTEDISTRTKVGAAQTAVELGIYDIARDTTFVLGYKELKGLDEQPAYRKEYALPAKAPMPADSAKSAGKAKKPELRRVQPFGPYWSADGQRAFLVMRTADNKDRWIVGLDPATQKIKLLDRQHDDAWISGPGIGNGPGNVGWLPDNRRVWFQSEGTGYSHLYTVDVTTGQKKALTSGKFEIQSAQLSRDRKTWYLTANATHPGEQHFYHLPLNGGALQQITTRPGAHEVVVSPDGRTLAVRYSYTNKPWELFVMANKPKAPMRQLTHSTTPEFESYPWRDPEIITIKARDGADVYARLYRPANPAAQGPAVIFVHGAGYLQNAHKWWSQYSREYMFNNLLVEKGYTVLDIDYRGSAGYGRDVRTGIYRYMGGKDLSDHVDGAKLLAEKYGVSPQRIGIYGGSYGGFITLMAMFTQPEVFRAGAALRSVTDWAHYNHGYTDNILNEPYNDSLAYARSSPINYASGLKGALLMCHGMVDTNVHFQDIVRLSQRLIELKKENWELAVYPVEDHGFVEPSSWTDEYKRILKLFEANLKPVGERGGAGQ; encoded by the coding sequence ATGCGTAATCTTTACTTTCTGGGGCTGTTGCTGGCGGCCGAACCAGCACTGGCGCAGGCGCCAGCCTCCGCAACCGAAAGCCTGGCACCGCTCACCGTCGATAAAATCATGCGGGAGCCGGCGCAGTGGGTAGGTACCTCGCCGTCGAACATATACTGGGCCGAGGACGGCCGCCGCATTTACTTCAACTGGAACCCCACCAAAGCCCGGCGCGACTCGCTCTATGAAGTGGCTTCCACGGGTCCGGCGGCGCCGCGCAAAGTGAGCCAGCGCGAGCAGCGGGAACTGCCCGCCAGCACCGGCACCTACGACGAGGCCTATACGCGCAAGGTGTACGAGCGCGACGGCGACATCTATTTGCTCGACCTCAAAACCCAGAAAAGCCGGCGGGTGACCAACACCGCCGAGCGCGAAAGCAACCCTGATTTTGCGCTGCAAGACAAGCTCGTGAGCTACGTGCGCGCCCAGAACCTCTACACCTGGGACCCCGCCACGGGCGAAACCGTCCAGCGCACCGACTTCCGCAAAGGCAGCAAGCCCGCCAGCACCACGCCCACCGACAAGGCCGAGCGTTACCTGCGCGCCCAGCAGCTGGCGTTGTTTGAGGTGGTGCGGCTGCGCGACCAGGACCGGCAGGCCCAGGAGCGCCAGCAAAAGGCCCTGGCCCGGCTGCAGCCCAAGGCCATTTATCTGGGCCTGCAAACCGTGGCCAACCTGCAGCTCAGCCCCGACGGCCGCTACGTGACCTACGCGCTGCGGCAGGAGCCCGCGGCCGCCAAAGTAGCGCTGGTGCCCAGCTTCGTGACGGCTTCAGGCTTCACCGAAGACATTTCGACCCGCACCAAGGTAGGCGCGGCCCAGACGGCAGTCGAGCTGGGCATTTATGACATTGCCCGCGACACCACGTTTGTGCTGGGCTACAAGGAATTGAAGGGCCTGGACGAGCAGCCGGCTTACCGCAAGGAATACGCGCTGCCGGCCAAGGCGCCCATGCCCGCCGACTCAGCCAAGTCCGCCGGCAAGGCGAAAAAGCCCGAGCTGCGCCGCGTGCAGCCGTTTGGCCCGTACTGGTCGGCCGATGGGCAGCGCGCGTTTCTGGTGATGCGCACCGCCGACAACAAAGACCGGTGGATAGTGGGCCTGGACCCCGCCACCCAAAAAATCAAGCTGCTCGACCGTCAGCACGACGACGCCTGGATTAGCGGCCCCGGCATTGGCAACGGGCCGGGCAACGTGGGCTGGCTGCCCGACAACCGCCGTGTGTGGTTTCAGAGCGAGGGAACCGGCTACAGCCACCTCTACACCGTGGACGTGACCACCGGCCAGAAAAAAGCACTCACCAGCGGCAAGTTCGAAATCCAAAGCGCTCAGTTGAGCCGCGACCGCAAAACCTGGTACCTCACCGCCAACGCCACCCACCCCGGCGAGCAGCACTTCTACCACCTGCCCCTGAACGGCGGCGCGCTCCAGCAAATCACGACCCGGCCCGGCGCGCACGAGGTAGTGGTGTCACCCGACGGCCGCACCCTGGCCGTGCGCTACAGCTACACCAACAAGCCCTGGGAGCTATTCGTGATGGCCAACAAGCCCAAGGCGCCGATGCGGCAGCTTACCCACAGCACCACGCCGGAGTTTGAAAGCTACCCCTGGCGCGACCCCGAAATCATCACCATCAAGGCCCGCGACGGGGCCGATGTGTACGCCCGCCTCTACCGCCCGGCCAACCCCGCGGCCCAGGGCCCGGCCGTGATATTTGTGCACGGCGCCGGCTATTTGCAGAACGCCCACAAGTGGTGGAGCCAATACTCGCGCGAGTACATGTTCAACAACCTGCTGGTGGAGAAGGGCTACACGGTGCTCGACATCGACTACCGCGGCTCGGCCGGTTACGGGCGCGACGTACGCACGGGCATCTACCGCTACATGGGCGGCAAAGACCTTTCGGACCACGTGGACGGCGCCAAGCTGCTCGCGGAGAAATACGGCGTCAGCCCGCAGCGCATCGGCATCTACGGCGGCTCGTACGGCGGATTTATTACGCTCATGGCCATGTTCACGCAGCCCGAGGTATTCCGGGCCGGGGCCGCGCTGCGCTCCGTCACCGACTGGGCGCACTACAACCACGGCTACACCGACAACATCCTCAACGAGCCCTACAACGACTCCCTGGCCTACGCCCGCTCGTCGCCCATCAACTACGCCAGCGGCCTGAAAGGCGCCCTGCTGATGTGCCACGGCATGGTGGACACCAACGTGCATTTCCAGGACATCGTGCGTCTGTCGCAGCGGCTCATTGAGCTGAAAAAGGAGAACTGGGAGCTGGCCGTGTACCCCGTCGAGGACCACGGCTTCGTGGAGCCCTCTTCCTGGACCGACGAGTACAAGCGCATTCTGAAGCTGTTTGAAGCCAACCTCAAGCCCGTCGGGGAGAGGGGCGGGGCGGGGCAGTAG
- the ahcY gene encoding adenosylhomocysteinase, with translation MVETTTKTYVPYKVKDMSLAEWGRKEIRLAEAEMPGLMSLREEFGASQPFKGARIAGCLHMTIQTAVLIETLKALGAEVTWSSCNIFSTQDHAAAAIAAAGIPVYAWKGMNEEEFNWCIEQTLFFGEERQPLNMILDDGGDLTNMVLDQYPELAAGIKGVSEETTTGVLRLYERVKNGSLPFPAINVNDSVTKSKFDNKYGCKESAVDAIRRATDVMMAGKIAVVAGYGDVGKGTAASLRGAGARVIVTEIDPICALQAAMDGYAVKKLTNAVKEADIVVTATGNCDILREEHFRMLKDKAIVCNIGHFDDEIDMAWLNKNYGHTKDTVKPQVDIYTIEGKEVIILAEGRLVNLGCATGHPSFVMSNSFTNQTLAQLELWERGNEYENQVYTLPKHLDEKVARLHLAKIGVELDELTPKQADYIKVPVEGPFKSDLYRY, from the coding sequence ATGGTGGAAACCACGACGAAAACGTACGTTCCGTACAAAGTAAAGGACATGAGCCTGGCCGAGTGGGGCCGCAAGGAAATCCGTCTGGCCGAAGCCGAAATGCCCGGCCTGATGTCGTTGCGCGAGGAGTTTGGCGCGTCGCAGCCCTTCAAGGGCGCCCGCATTGCCGGCTGCTTGCACATGACCATTCAAACCGCCGTGCTCATCGAGACCCTCAAAGCGCTGGGCGCCGAGGTGACCTGGTCGTCGTGCAACATCTTTTCCACGCAGGACCACGCCGCCGCCGCCATTGCCGCCGCCGGCATCCCGGTGTATGCCTGGAAAGGCATGAACGAGGAAGAATTCAACTGGTGCATCGAGCAGACGCTGTTCTTCGGCGAGGAGCGCCAGCCCCTGAACATGATTCTCGACGACGGCGGCGACCTCACCAACATGGTGCTGGACCAGTACCCCGAGCTGGCCGCCGGCATCAAAGGCGTGAGCGAGGAAACCACTACCGGCGTGCTGCGCCTGTACGAGCGCGTGAAAAACGGCTCGCTGCCTTTCCCCGCCATCAACGTGAACGACTCGGTAACGAAGTCGAAGTTTGACAACAAGTACGGCTGCAAAGAGTCGGCCGTGGACGCCATCCGCCGGGCTACCGACGTGATGATGGCCGGCAAAATTGCCGTAGTAGCCGGCTACGGCGACGTGGGAAAAGGCACCGCCGCTTCGCTGCGCGGCGCCGGCGCCCGCGTCATCGTGACCGAGATTGACCCCATCTGTGCCCTGCAGGCCGCCATGGACGGCTACGCTGTGAAGAAGCTCACCAACGCCGTGAAAGAAGCCGACATCGTGGTGACGGCCACCGGCAACTGCGACATCCTGCGCGAGGAGCATTTCCGCATGCTGAAGGACAAAGCCATTGTCTGCAACATCGGTCACTTCGATGATGAAATCGACATGGCGTGGCTGAACAAGAACTACGGCCACACCAAAGACACCGTGAAGCCGCAGGTTGATATCTACACCATCGAAGGCAAAGAGGTGATTATCCTCGCCGAAGGTCGCCTCGTGAACCTGGGCTGCGCCACCGGCCACCCCTCGTTCGTGATGTCGAACTCGTTCACCAACCAGACCCTGGCCCAGTTGGAGCTGTGGGAGCGCGGCAACGAGTACGAAAACCAGGTGTACACCCTGCCCAAGCACCTCGACGAGAAGGTGGCCCGCCTGCACCTCGCCAAAATTGGCGTGGAGCTCGACGAGCTGACGCCCAAGCAGGCCGACTACATCAAGGTGCCGGTAGAAGGTCCCTTCAAGTCGGACCTGTACCGCTACTAA
- a CDS encoding T9SS type A sorting domain-containing protein has protein sequence MTVNVAAGYAEAPTTVLPLLTAQGTAANPIIFQKSGAGANPQITASWTASSTNLDAIVRLSGADYVTFDGIDVADLTTHVTQATAMEAGYALFRASATNGCQHNTVKNCTITMNRSNLTTTVGTGVPFGILGVNSTAAVGTALVITSTSGTNSDNHFYGNTILNTQMGVFLSGYGDTAAPYALLDQNNDVGGATAATGNTIQNFGGVANAVAYGVRMVYQNGGNVSYNLLDNAANGGVASPNTFYGVQFDVGTNASGTASHNTITIAQAENNNQVEAVQMNLAGTGTTTVNDNTVNYSLTATSGTANTSTRLLLLNSAAAGALNMNGNTVNITLAIAATGGDMSGVAYGLDNAGAVTGPVSMSNNVVHFVLSNSGSSRLSSGCQGLTNAASVTGNVVMNNNAVAYSLANTGSTGVISSSCYGVTNGAAVGGNLTMSGNTVNHTVPAGAATGGFLNSFMIGVFEYGNVQGDLTLDSNSCTYSIANDGAAIGSAGNTLLGVHTQSVVTVGGATSLSGNTVGYTLATSAGATTAFMRAVNNSAALTGPATISNNVVTYTGTSTGGTFSSGFVAVSNLGPTSAALTLDGNTLLNSSTSSTGDITFVNATGTSTALVTVSNNRYQNSSTASVGPVVFISNSNATNLATGSNLLVQGNTFTGLTRTGGGGTTGYLNIGFATAAGTHTIRNNTISGLTLLGSFVGIEALATATGSGTSIITYDVRDNVVGTLASGGGISSTGASPVVGLWAGGTAVSGTLANNSVQNLSSAGQAVGLTLSGSTGVPISTTNSFFAGTISGNTITTLSTTSSAAVYGMYLPASNAPGGSISTTANTVANLSTSSTGQVYGIYVASGPSHTLANNVVVNLTSPAGTGTPAVAGLSLGGGTVLNAYYNTVYLSGTGPNSSAACYRANTTATTLRNNIFYNARTGSGSNYALTTTSATGFVGSTTNPSTNTADYNLLITADATKVGLYGATPYSFAGWKTATGGDGSSLSETTATVPAASLFTSPATGDFSLNAANPSAWYANGTGTQLAGVATDYAGAARSTTVAAGAPDLGALEVTPASTPPALTAAPAAPAPGATQTFSLGGRTLASLTYGSTGTVPTSVVARYYSGTNPPAPFLAGARYANAYFDFSAVGGSGYTYQPTLAYDPALLGTIASEAAQRISQRTADNSGYGTFFATAVSPAPVRTLAGPSSLTRFGILAISDQAAPLPVELVRFEATRQGADALLTWGTAAERDNQGFEVQVSPDGQHFRALGFVAGAGTSATARSYRFLDREAGKTGPRYYRLRQLDRQGPASFSPVQTVLFDAPTLQLLAWPNPCQQAPRLSLVLPQATAATLTLTDALGRPVWRQELGALPAGPSQPVLDAAAFGRLPAGVYALRLTTSAGIQTLQLVKE, from the coding sequence GTGACGGTGAACGTGGCGGCGGGCTACGCCGAAGCGCCCACCACGGTCCTGCCCCTGCTCACGGCCCAGGGCACGGCCGCGAACCCGATTATTTTCCAGAAGTCGGGCGCCGGGGCCAATCCCCAAATCACGGCCAGCTGGACCGCCAGTTCCACCAATCTGGACGCCATCGTGCGGCTGAGCGGGGCCGACTACGTGACCTTCGACGGCATCGACGTGGCCGACCTGACCACCCACGTCACCCAGGCCACGGCCATGGAGGCGGGCTACGCGCTGTTTCGGGCCTCGGCCACCAACGGCTGCCAGCACAACACGGTGAAGAACTGCACCATCACCATGAACCGCTCGAACCTGACCACCACGGTGGGCACGGGCGTGCCCTTCGGTATTCTTGGGGTCAACAGCACCGCCGCGGTGGGTACGGCCCTCGTCATCACGAGCACCAGCGGGACCAATTCCGACAACCATTTCTACGGCAACACCATTCTCAACACCCAGATGGGCGTCTTCCTGTCGGGCTACGGCGACACCGCCGCGCCCTATGCCCTGCTCGACCAGAACAACGACGTGGGCGGCGCTACCGCGGCCACGGGCAACACCATTCAGAACTTCGGGGGCGTGGCCAACGCCGTGGCCTACGGCGTGCGCATGGTGTACCAGAACGGCGGCAACGTGAGCTACAACCTGCTCGACAACGCGGCCAATGGCGGCGTGGCCAGCCCCAACACGTTCTACGGCGTGCAGTTTGACGTGGGCACCAACGCCAGCGGCACGGCCAGCCACAACACCATCACCATTGCCCAGGCCGAGAACAACAACCAGGTGGAAGCCGTGCAGATGAACCTGGCGGGCACGGGCACCACCACCGTCAACGACAACACGGTGAATTACAGCCTGACCGCCACCAGCGGCACGGCCAACACCAGCACCCGGCTGCTGCTCCTGAACTCGGCCGCGGCGGGGGCGCTGAACATGAACGGCAACACGGTGAACATCACGCTCGCCATCGCGGCCACGGGCGGCGACATGAGCGGGGTCGCTTACGGGCTCGACAACGCCGGCGCGGTGACGGGCCCCGTGTCGATGAGCAACAACGTTGTCCATTTCGTCCTCAGCAACTCCGGCAGCAGCCGGCTGTCGAGCGGTTGCCAAGGCCTGACCAACGCGGCGTCCGTGACTGGCAATGTGGTGATGAACAACAACGCCGTTGCCTACAGCCTGGCCAACACGGGCAGCACGGGCGTCATTTCGTCGTCTTGCTACGGCGTGACCAACGGCGCAGCCGTGGGCGGCAACCTGACCATGAGCGGCAACACGGTCAACCACACTGTGCCAGCGGGTGCGGCCACGGGCGGTTTTCTCAACAGCTTTATGATTGGAGTGTTCGAGTACGGCAACGTGCAGGGCGACCTGACCCTCGACAGCAACAGCTGCACCTACTCCATCGCCAACGACGGGGCCGCCATCGGGAGCGCCGGCAACACGCTGCTGGGGGTGCACACCCAGTCGGTAGTCACGGTGGGCGGTGCCACCAGCCTCAGCGGCAACACCGTGGGCTACACGCTGGCCACTTCGGCGGGCGCCACCACGGCCTTCATGCGCGCGGTGAATAATTCGGCTGCCCTCACCGGCCCGGCCACCATCAGCAACAACGTCGTCACGTACACGGGCACCAGCACCGGCGGCACGTTCAGTTCCGGCTTCGTGGCGGTCAGCAACCTCGGCCCGACCTCGGCCGCCCTGACCCTCGACGGCAACACCCTGCTGAACAGCAGCACAAGCAGCACCGGCGATATCACCTTCGTCAACGCCACCGGAACGTCCACCGCCCTGGTTACCGTCAGCAACAACCGCTACCAGAACAGCAGCACCGCCTCGGTGGGCCCGGTGGTATTCATCAGCAACAGCAACGCCACCAACCTGGCCACGGGCAGCAACCTGCTGGTGCAGGGCAACACCTTCACCGGCCTCACCCGCACCGGCGGCGGCGGCACCACCGGCTACCTCAACATCGGGTTTGCCACCGCGGCCGGCACGCACACCATTCGCAACAACACCATCAGCGGCCTCACCCTGCTGGGGTCCTTTGTGGGAATCGAGGCGCTGGCCACGGCCACCGGCTCCGGCACCAGCATCATCACCTACGACGTGCGCGACAACGTCGTTGGTACGCTGGCCAGCGGCGGGGGCATTTCCTCGACGGGGGCCAGCCCCGTGGTGGGCCTGTGGGCGGGCGGCACCGCCGTGAGCGGCACGCTGGCCAACAACTCGGTGCAGAACCTGAGCAGCGCCGGGCAGGCGGTGGGCCTCACGCTGAGCGGCAGCACCGGCGTACCCATCAGCACCACCAACAGCTTCTTCGCCGGCACCATTTCCGGCAACACCATCACCACCCTCAGTACGACGAGCTCGGCGGCAGTGTACGGCATGTACCTGCCGGCCTCCAATGCCCCCGGCGGCAGCATCAGCACCACCGCCAACACGGTGGCCAACCTGAGCACCAGCAGCACGGGCCAGGTCTACGGCATCTACGTAGCGAGCGGGCCCAGCCACACGCTCGCCAACAACGTCGTCGTCAACCTGACGTCCCCGGCCGGCACCGGCACCCCGGCCGTGGCGGGGCTCTCCCTGGGCGGGGGCACCGTCCTCAACGCCTATTACAACACCGTGTACCTCAGCGGCACAGGCCCCAACAGCAGCGCGGCCTGCTATCGGGCCAACACCACCGCCACCACGCTGCGCAACAACATTTTCTACAATGCGCGCACGGGCAGCGGCAGCAATTACGCCCTGACCACCACCTCCGCCACCGGCTTTGTGGGCTCTACCACCAACCCGAGCACCAACACCGCCGACTACAACCTGCTCATCACCGCCGACGCCACCAAAGTGGGCCTGTACGGAGCAACTCCCTATTCCTTTGCCGGCTGGAAAACCGCCACCGGCGGCGACGGCAGCAGCCTGAGCGAGACCACCGCCACGGTGCCCGCCGCCAGCCTGTTCACGAGCCCCGCCACCGGCGACTTCTCGCTGAACGCCGCCAACCCCTCCGCCTGGTACGCCAACGGCACCGGCACGCAGCTGGCCGGCGTTGCTACCGACTATGCCGGCGCCGCCCGCTCCACCACCGTGGCCGCCGGCGCCCCCGACCTCGGCGCCCTGGAAGTGACGCCCGCCAGCACCCCGCCGGCCCTCACGGCAGCGCCCGCCGCTCCGGCCCCGGGCGCCACCCAAACCTTCAGCCTGGGCGGGCGCACGCTGGCCAGCCTCACCTACGGCAGCACCGGCACCGTGCCCACCAGCGTGGTGGCCCGCTACTATTCCGGCACCAACCCGCCCGCGCCCTTCCTGGCCGGTGCGCGCTACGCCAACGCGTACTTCGATTTCAGCGCCGTCGGCGGCAGCGGCTACACCTACCAGCCCACCCTCGCCTACGACCCCGCCCTGCTGGGAACCATCGCCAGCGAGGCCGCCCAGCGCATCAGCCAGCGCACGGCCGACAACAGCGGCTACGGCACCTTCTTCGCCACAGCCGTCAGCCCCGCCCCGGTCCGCACGCTGGCTGGCCCTTCCAGCCTGACACGTTTCGGCATCCTAGCCATCAGCGACCAGGCTGCCCCGCTGCCGGTGGAGCTGGTGCGCTTCGAGGCTACCCGCCAAGGTGCCGACGCCCTCCTGACCTGGGGAACGGCTGCTGAGCGCGACAACCAGGGCTTCGAAGTGCAGGTGAGCCCCGACGGCCAGCACTTCCGCGCCCTCGGCTTCGTGGCCGGCGCGGGCACCAGCGCCACCGCCCGCAGCTACCGCTTCCTCGACCGCGAAGCCGGCAAAACCGGCCCGCGCTACTACCGCCTGCGCCAGCTCGACCGCCAGGGCCCGGCCTCGTTCTCGCCCGTGCAAACCGTGCTGTTCGACGCCCCGACCCTACAGCTACTGGCGTGGCCCAATCCCTGCCAGCAAGCCCCGCGGCTGAGCCTGGTGCTGCCCCAGGCCACTGCGGCCACCCTTACGCTCACCGACGCCCTGGGTCGCCCGGTGTGGCGGCAGGAGCTGGGGGCACTGCCCGCCGGCCCCAGCCAGCCAGTGCTTGACGCTGCCGCCTTCGGCCGCCTGCCCGCCGGGGTGTACGCCCTGCGCCTGACAACCTCTGCCGGTATTCAAACGCTGCAATTGGTAAAGGAATAA
- a CDS encoding prolyl oligopeptidase family serine peptidase — translation MNYPNSRKADVTDTYFGTPVPDPYRWLEDPDAGETKAWVTAQNNVTFGYLEQIPFRDAIRERLTRLWNYERYGVPEQVGDELVYAKNDGLQNQAVVYRQRGDEEPRVLLDPNKFSEDGTTALAGMEFSNDHRYLAYATSSGGSDWNQVRIMDLSTQELLPDTLDWVKVSGTSWTAEGFYYSRYDAPKAGENDLSGKNEFHKVYFHRLHTPQAEDELVYENPDMSLGFRMAGATEDERFLCLYLTDGVSDGNRLLVRDLTNPAQAGTWITLFDSYEFNNTVIGNVGGEVLVYTNYQAPNYRVVVIDPSQPEEASWREVLPEAPNKLESVSQAGGCLLAGYLHDASSQVKVYSELGAFRHDVALPAIGTASGFGGRREATAVYYAFTSFTYPTTIYRYDLAANTSTVFRAPAVDVQPADYETTQVFYPSKDGTRIPMFIVHKKGLPLNGQNPTYLYGYGGFNVSLTPGFSVARMLWLENGGILAVANLRGGGEYGEDWHRAGMTPHKQNVFDDFIAAADYLKTNHYTDTQHLAIAGGSNGGLLVGAVANQRPDLCRVALPAVGVMDMLRYQKFTIGWNWAPEYGTSDDEAQFHNLLPFSPLHNLRPGTAYPATLITTADHDDRVVPAHSFKYAAALQAVNAGPYPTLIRVDVNAGHGAGKSTALLIDEWADVWSFCYANMGATPVLQ, via the coding sequence GTGAACTACCCCAACAGCCGTAAAGCCGACGTTACCGACACCTATTTTGGCACCCCGGTGCCCGACCCCTACCGCTGGTTGGAAGACCCCGACGCCGGAGAAACCAAGGCCTGGGTGACGGCCCAAAACAACGTCACGTTTGGGTATTTAGAGCAAATTCCGTTTCGGGATGCCATCCGGGAGCGCCTCACCCGCCTCTGGAATTACGAGCGCTACGGCGTGCCCGAGCAGGTGGGCGACGAGCTGGTGTACGCCAAAAACGACGGCCTGCAAAACCAGGCCGTGGTGTACCGCCAGCGCGGCGACGAAGAGCCGCGGGTGCTGCTCGACCCCAACAAATTCTCGGAAGACGGCACCACCGCCCTGGCCGGCATGGAGTTCAGCAACGACCATCGCTACCTGGCCTACGCCACCAGCAGCGGCGGCTCCGACTGGAACCAGGTCCGCATCATGGACCTCAGCACCCAGGAGCTACTGCCCGACACGCTGGATTGGGTGAAAGTCTCGGGTACCTCGTGGACGGCGGAGGGCTTCTATTACAGCCGCTACGACGCGCCCAAGGCCGGCGAAAACGACCTGTCGGGCAAGAACGAGTTTCACAAAGTCTATTTCCACCGCCTGCACACGCCGCAGGCGGAAGACGAGCTGGTGTACGAAAACCCGGACATGTCCCTCGGCTTTCGCATGGCCGGCGCTACGGAGGACGAGCGGTTTCTGTGCCTCTACCTCACCGACGGCGTATCCGACGGCAACCGCCTGCTGGTGCGCGACCTCACCAACCCCGCGCAGGCCGGCACCTGGATTACGCTGTTTGATTCCTACGAATTCAACAACACCGTCATCGGCAACGTGGGCGGCGAAGTGCTGGTGTACACCAACTACCAGGCGCCCAACTACCGCGTGGTCGTCATCGACCCCAGCCAGCCCGAAGAAGCGAGCTGGCGCGAGGTGCTGCCCGAAGCCCCGAATAAGCTCGAAAGCGTGAGCCAGGCCGGCGGCTGCCTGCTGGCCGGCTACCTGCACGACGCCAGCTCGCAGGTGAAGGTGTACTCTGAGCTTGGAGCGTTTCGGCATGATGTGGCGCTGCCGGCCATTGGCACGGCCAGTGGCTTCGGTGGGCGGCGCGAGGCCACGGCGGTGTATTACGCCTTCACCTCGTTCACCTACCCTACCACCATTTACCGCTACGACCTCGCCGCGAACACCAGCACCGTTTTCCGGGCGCCGGCCGTGGACGTGCAGCCCGCCGACTACGAAACCACGCAGGTATTCTACCCCAGCAAGGACGGCACGCGCATTCCCATGTTCATCGTGCACAAAAAGGGATTACCGCTGAACGGCCAAAACCCCACTTACCTCTACGGCTACGGTGGCTTCAACGTGAGCCTGACGCCGGGCTTCTCGGTGGCGCGCATGCTGTGGCTCGAAAACGGCGGCATCCTGGCCGTGGCCAACCTGCGCGGCGGCGGCGAATACGGCGAAGACTGGCACCGCGCCGGCATGACGCCGCACAAGCAAAACGTGTTCGACGACTTCATTGCCGCCGCCGACTACCTCAAAACCAACCACTACACCGATACCCAGCACCTGGCCATTGCGGGCGGCTCCAACGGCGGCCTGCTGGTGGGCGCGGTGGCCAACCAGCGCCCCGACTTGTGCCGGGTAGCCCTGCCCGCCGTGGGCGTGATGGACATGCTGCGCTATCAGAAATTCACCATCGGCTGGAACTGGGCACCCGAATACGGCACTTCCGACGACGAGGCGCAGTTCCATAACCTGCTGCCCTTCTCGCCCTTGCACAACCTGCGCCCCGGCACGGCCTACCCCGCCACGCTCATCACCACCGCCGACCACGACGACCGGGTGGTGCCCGCGCACTCCTTCAAGTACGCCGCCGCCCTGCAGGCCGTCAACGCCGGCCCCTACCCCACCCTTATTCGAGTAGATGTGAACGCCGGGCACGGCGCTGGCAAAAGCACGGCATTGCTGATTGATGAGTGGGCCGACGTGTGGAGCTTTTGCTACGCCAATATGGGCGCGACGCCGGTTCTGCAGTAG